CCGAGGCGGCGATCAGATCCCGCAGGGGCGCCGGATCGAAGAGCGCGCTGGTCTCGTTCAGGACGAGCAGGGTGAGCCAGCCGGGCAGAAAGCCCGCGAAAATTACCGGCCCGCGCAGCGTGTAGACCTGCTCGCGCGTCACCGTGCGCCACATCGTCTCGAGCCGATCGGCCCGGCCGCTGGCGATCATGGCTGCATTGAGCGCGCCGGCGGAAGAGCCGGCGACGAGCCGGATGGGCAGCCCGCGCTCGACCAGGGCGGCGGCAACGCCAGCCTCGTAAGCGCCCTTGGCGCCGCCGCCCGAGAGCACCAGCGCCATGGGCGCGTCAGGCGGCACGCTGGATGCTCTGCATGACGCGCGGGCAGGCGCGGGCGCCGTCATGATGGCGAGCGCGACGAGGGTGGCGACCGCCCGCGCGCCGTGGTGCCGATCGCTCACGCCTTCGGCTTCCAGCCCTTGAAGC
This genomic window from Candidatus Methylomirabilota bacterium contains:
- a CDS encoding patatin-like phospholipase family protein; this translates as MSDRHHGARAVATLVALAIMTAPAPARASCRASSVPPDAPMALVLSGGGAKGAYEAGVAAALVERGLPIRLVAGSSAGALNAAMIASGRADRLETMWRTVTREQVYTLRGPVIFAGFLPGWLTLLVLNETSALFDPAPLRDLIAAS